A portion of the Campylobacter concisus ATCC 51562 genome contains these proteins:
- a CDS encoding 3'-5' exonuclease translates to MAKSYICVFDCETIPDANLIRKIYGIDGSDEDVSVQAMALQKEASGSEFLPVMFHRVVAISAVMADEYGKFLKVSTMEGKDEREIIAKFLKFINDYNPRLVSFNGRGFDLPMLMVRAMRYNLNAAAYYESENKELNKNKWENYRARYSPKFHLDLLDFISDFGSVRGLKLDTLCASLNLPGKYDVHGDQVLELYYAGELDKINEYCESDVLNTYWLFLKFELLQANILQDDYINHLNVMSEFLAKNCAHRGYTEVFCTAISDELARLNGKLDYEIKIQKEDDEEFDDFSDLDGTKDTPEQLNERLARQGLDGLLKKASEVVSATKKDKSFAEEKLPEINLDEE, encoded by the coding sequence ATGGCGAAAAGTTACATCTGTGTCTTTGACTGCGAAACGATACCTGATGCAAATTTGATAAGAAAAATTTATGGCATTGATGGGAGCGATGAAGATGTGAGCGTGCAAGCGATGGCGCTGCAAAAAGAGGCCAGTGGGAGTGAGTTTTTGCCTGTGATGTTTCATAGAGTAGTCGCAATCTCTGCTGTTATGGCTGATGAGTACGGCAAATTTTTAAAAGTTAGCACGATGGAGGGCAAGGATGAGCGCGAGATCATCGCTAAATTTTTAAAATTTATAAATGATTATAACCCAAGGCTTGTTAGCTTTAATGGCCGTGGCTTTGACCTGCCGATGCTAATGGTACGTGCGATGCGCTACAACCTAAACGCGGCGGCGTATTACGAGAGCGAAAACAAAGAGCTAAATAAAAACAAATGGGAAAATTATAGAGCAAGGTATTCGCCTAAATTTCATCTTGATCTGCTTGATTTTATAAGCGATTTTGGAAGCGTAAGAGGGCTAAAGCTTGATACACTTTGTGCTAGCTTAAATTTACCTGGCAAGTACGACGTGCACGGCGATCAAGTGCTTGAGCTATACTATGCAGGCGAGCTTGATAAGATCAACGAATACTGCGAAAGTGACGTGCTTAATACCTACTGGCTTTTTTTAAAATTTGAGCTTTTACAGGCAAATATCTTGCAAGATGACTATATAAATCACCTAAACGTGATGAGTGAATTTCTAGCCAAAAACTGCGCTCACAGAGGATACACTGAGGTCTTTTGCACTGCGATAAGTGATGAGCTAGCTAGACTTAATGGCAAGCTTGATTACGAGATAAAGATCCAAAAAGAAGACGATGAAGAATTTGATGATTTTAGTGATCTTGACGGCACAAAAGATACGCCAGAGCAGCTAAATGAGCGTTTGGCAAGACAAGGGCTTGATGGGCTTTTAA
- the waaC gene encoding lipopolysaccharide heptosyltransferase I has protein sequence MQNKNQLKIAIVKLSALGDIVHAAIVLQFIKKHYSNAHITWLIDARFASLLKDHPLIDELVVLPLKQSFKQSYKILKTLGKFDKVIDLQGLFKSAVVAKIIGKQTYGFSRESVKEKIAARLYRYKFKIDYNENIIIRNLALVAFALNFSFEASEILEKAPCFEVSEIYKNESGKKRVLIAAFASEESKIYNKFKDVIRLLDGCEIYLCYGSESEKVRAEAIISGTLAKLLEKLNIKEMISFIASCDLVIGNDSGLTHLAWAINRPSITLFGNRPSHRNAYITDKNLVIDMGKQIDARSIDKNDFCIREIFPETVANFAKRLLNG, from the coding sequence ATGCAAAACAAAAATCAACTAAAAATAGCCATCGTCAAACTCTCCGCTCTTGGGGATATCGTGCATGCAGCTATTGTGCTTCAGTTTATCAAAAAGCACTACTCAAATGCCCATATCACGTGGCTAATTGATGCCCGTTTTGCAAGCCTTTTAAAAGATCATCCGCTTATCGACGAGCTAGTCGTTTTACCGCTTAAACAAAGCTTTAAACAAAGCTACAAGATACTAAAAACCCTTGGTAAATTTGACAAAGTGATCGATCTGCAAGGACTTTTTAAATCGGCCGTCGTCGCAAAAATAATAGGCAAGCAAACTTATGGCTTTAGTAGAGAAAGTGTCAAAGAAAAGATCGCGGCTAGGCTTTATAGATATAAATTTAAAATTGATTACAATGAAAATATAATCATTAGAAATTTAGCGCTTGTGGCTTTTGCTCTAAATTTTAGCTTTGAAGCAAGTGAAATTTTAGAAAAAGCACCTTGCTTTGAAGTAAGTGAAATTTATAAAAATGAAAGTGGTAAAAAGCGCGTTTTAATCGCTGCCTTTGCAAGCGAAGAGAGCAAAATTTATAACAAATTTAAAGACGTGATTAGACTACTTGATGGATGTGAAATTTATCTTTGCTACGGAAGTGAGAGCGAGAAAGTAAGGGCTGAGGCGATCATCTCAGGCACCTTAGCAAAGCTACTTGAAAAACTTAACATAAAAGAGATGATAAGCTTCATTGCAAGCTGTGATTTAGTAATTGGCAACGATAGTGGCTTAACGCACCTTGCTTGGGCGATAAATAGGCCTTCTATCACACTTTTTGGCAACCGTCCAAGCCACAGAAATGCTTACATCACGGATAAAAATTTAGTTATAGATATGGGTAAGCAAATAGATGCCAGAAGTATCGATAAAAACGACTTTTGCATAAGAGAAATTTTCCCAGAAACGGTTGCAAATTTCGCAAAAAGGCTGCTAAATGGATAG
- a CDS encoding lipid A biosynthesis lauroyl acyltransferase translates to MDRLYLAGFYTLKFFIFLLPSSLRDLLAKFLAFAFMKLKKKRFHIVMTNLNLAFGESKTKEEKLEIAKKCYYNFAKYLGINFILNQNTTKQKVLEKVSFKNEHNLLEALKLDRPIIVTTAHFGQWELFSLAMAARFGAVSVLGRKLDSKSMDKILSANRSQFDVELIDKDGGAKDILKALKARRIVGILVDQNTAPKDGIKVKFFDKDVLHTPAASVLAQKTNALIINAFIYQKDENISEICFSPAIDINKFNKEEAVQKVTQMQCSACEEMVRARPEEYFWFHQRFKRFYENEYKC, encoded by the coding sequence ATGGATAGACTCTATCTGGCTGGCTTTTATACTTTAAAATTTTTTATATTTTTACTGCCTAGTTCACTTAGAGATTTGCTTGCCAAATTTTTAGCGTTTGCGTTTATGAAACTTAAAAAAAAGAGATTTCATATCGTTATGACAAATTTAAATCTTGCATTTGGTGAGTCAAAAACCAAGGAAGAGAAACTTGAGATCGCTAAAAAATGCTACTACAACTTCGCAAAATATCTTGGTATAAATTTCATCCTAAATCAAAACACGACAAAGCAAAAAGTGCTTGAAAAAGTTAGCTTTAAAAATGAACATAATCTGCTTGAAGCACTTAAGCTTGATCGTCCGATTATCGTGACGACCGCGCATTTTGGACAATGGGAGCTTTTTAGCTTAGCAATGGCTGCTCGCTTCGGTGCAGTCTCAGTGCTTGGCAGAAAGCTTGATAGTAAAAGTATGGATAAAATTTTAAGTGCAAATAGATCGCAGTTTGACGTGGAGCTCATTGACAAAGATGGCGGCGCAAAAGACATCTTAAAAGCGCTAAAAGCTAGGCGAATAGTGGGAATTTTAGTCGATCAAAATACCGCTCCAAAAGATGGCATAAAGGTGAAATTTTTTGACAAAGATGTACTTCACACACCGGCTGCGAGCGTGCTAGCTCAAAAAACAAACGCCCTAATAATTAATGCATTTATCTATCAAAAAGATGAAAATATAAGTGAAATTTGCTTTTCGCCAGCCATTGATATAAATAAATTTAACAAAGAAGAGGCAGTGCAAAAAGTAACGCAAATGCAGTGCAGCGCGTGCGAAGAGATGGTTAGAGCAAGGCCTGAAGAATACTTTTGGTTTCACCAAAGATTTAAGAGATTTTACGAAAATGAGTATAAATGCTAA